A genomic window from Nicotiana sylvestris chromosome 11, ASM39365v2, whole genome shotgun sequence includes:
- the LOC104211209 gene encoding uncharacterized protein, with the protein MCGRFLWTGSVEATRKAPIARDRLCWPKAAGGLNLMDIGLWNKAAICKLLWNLCKKKDKMWVQWLYVYYKKYKPGWGDEPKQASWVIQKIFKAKKYFEEAGYTEEDVLRLETFPIKTMYLKQRGQFSKVSWRRLICNNSGLPKWIFIMFPAAHRRLQTRDRLRRWGCVEDDTCPLCNTEVETTDHLFFTCSFSTQIWAAMLEWPRIYRQVMIWEHELKWAEQHYHGRSANAEIYRMTLAGSIYIYGKRGMLEFFRQHKEMLK; encoded by the coding sequence ATGTGTGGAAGATTCTTATGGACAGGAAGTGTTGAGGCTACAAGGAAAGCACCCATAGCCCGGGACAGATTATGTTGGCCAAAAGCAGCAGGTGGATTGAATTTAATGGACATAGGCTTATGGAATAAAGCTGCCATATGCAAGCTATTGTGGAATCTATGCAAGAAGAAGGACAAAATGTGGGTGCAATGGTTATATGTGTACTATAAGAAATATAAGCCAGGGTGGGGAGATGAGCCAAAGCAAGCATCTTGGGTGATTCAGAAGATTTTTAAAGCCAAGAAATACTTTGAAGAAGCTGGGTATACAGAGGAAGATGTGCTTAGACTGGAAACATTCCCGATCAAAACTATGTATCTGAAGCAAAGAGGACAATTTAGCAAAGTTTCATGGAGAAGACTCATTTGTAACAATAGTGGACTACCTAAGTGGATATTCATCATGTTTCCGGCTGCTCATAGGAGACTTCAAACAAGAGACAGGTTGAGAAGATGGGGTTGTGTAGAAGATGATACTTGTCCACTATGCAACACAGAAGTAGAGACTACTGATCATCTCTTCTTTACATGTTCATTCTCTACACAAATATGGGCTGCTATGCTGGAATGGCCGAGGATCTATAGACAGGTGATGATATGGGAGCATGAACTGAAATGGGCTGAGCAACACTATCATGGAAGAAGTGCAAATGCTGAAATATACAGGATGACACTAGCTGGGAGCATATACATATATGGCAAGAGAGGAATGCTGGAGTTTTTCAGGCAACACAAAGAAATGCTGAAATAG
- the LOC104215925 gene encoding uncharacterized protein, protein MSKEGSRRRGGWSWTSALVGAAAAGMAVAALSSKPRDPDFHLISIDLTSFKLNFPVLDAELILTVHVTNPNVTSITYSSTEMSIFYSGDHLGSAKVKAGSQPPRSCQVLRLPARLSGVQLAHHGKEFLSDVAKREMVLDATVDIEGFAKVMWWDHKFRVHVDSHVTVDPVFFDVIDQENKSALEVFVR, encoded by the coding sequence ATGAGCAAAGAAGGAAGTAGAAGAAGAGGCGGATGGAGTTGGACTTCCGCCCTCGTCGGCGCCGCTGCTGCCGGCATGGCGGTGGCGGCACTGTCGTCGAAGCCACGGGACCCAGATTTCCACCTCATCTCTATCGACCTCACTTCCTTCAAGCTCAATTTCCCAGTACTAGACGCTGAACTCATCCTCACCGTCCACGTCACAAaccctaatgtcacttcaattaCTTACTCGTCTACAGAAATGTCGATTTTCTACTCCGGCGACCACCTTGGTTCGGCTAAGGTGAAAGCCGGATCACAGCCGCCGCGTTCCTGCCAGGTCCTCCGGCTACCGGCGCGGCTGAGCGGCGTTCAACTGGCTCATCACGGCAAGGAATTCCTGTCCGACGTGGCGAAGCGGGAGATGGTGCTGGATGCTACGGTGGATATAGAAGGATTTGCTAAGGTGATGTGGTGGGACCATAAGTTCCGCGTGCACGTGGATAGTCACGTGACTGTCGACCCGGTTTTCTTTGATGTTATTGACCAGGAAAATAAGTCGGCTTTGGAGGTCTTCGTTAGGTGA